Proteins encoded within one genomic window of Terriglobus sp. TAA 43:
- a CDS encoding cupin domain-containing protein — MIARDCSANFSALKVNRYIMSTAKKQFYVFGELVEVVVSSKETNGTFCVIRQYSNPGGGPPPHIHAKEDEFFTVIDGEFEIFDGATWHPIDKGETAYTLRNNPHTFRNRGSAMGCIQATVIPGGLDEYLERLSRLSMPPVIEEVVQVSDPYGISFLPPQH, encoded by the coding sequence ATGATCGCACGCGATTGCAGTGCGAATTTCTCTGCATTGAAAGTGAATCGATACATCATGTCCACAGCAAAGAAGCAGTTTTATGTCTTCGGAGAATTGGTCGAAGTCGTTGTGAGCAGTAAGGAAACCAACGGAACATTCTGCGTCATTCGCCAGTATTCAAATCCTGGCGGCGGCCCGCCACCTCACATTCACGCCAAGGAAGACGAGTTCTTTACCGTCATTGATGGTGAATTCGAAATCTTCGATGGAGCGACGTGGCACCCAATCGATAAAGGCGAGACTGCCTACACTCTGCGCAACAATCCCCACACTTTTCGAAATCGCGGCAGCGCGATGGGTTGCATCCAAGCAACCGTCATCCCGGGCGGATTAGACGAGTACCTGGAAAGACTTTCCCGGCTCTCCATGCCGCCGGTGATAGAAGAGGTCGTGCAGGTATCTGACCCTTACGGCATCAGCTTTCTCCCGCCGCAGCACTAA
- a CDS encoding TetR/AcrR family transcriptional regulator gives MNTEPRSYSSPLRQQQMEDTRQRIVEAALALISEQPQEAFSHEEIARRAGIALRTVYRHFPSRPELLDAVWQTSDSRLELSHYPNTEADMLAAIGPVYARMDANAPLMRGLLRSNAGQEMRRRDNERRRVAMERALGSATTHLDAAGKRAVLGIFQSIFSGRAWETMRDRAHLQEGEPARATEWAMRTLLAQLYRDQKISAREGQSHAKPAAKRAAKKKA, from the coding sequence ATGAATACAGAGCCGCGCAGCTATTCCAGTCCATTGCGTCAACAGCAAATGGAAGACACGCGTCAGCGCATTGTGGAAGCGGCGCTTGCCCTGATCTCGGAACAGCCGCAAGAGGCCTTCTCGCACGAAGAAATTGCACGGCGTGCAGGCATTGCGTTACGCACGGTCTATCGGCATTTTCCTTCGCGACCAGAGTTACTGGACGCCGTCTGGCAGACAAGTGACAGCCGATTGGAACTGAGCCACTATCCGAACACGGAAGCGGACATGCTCGCCGCAATTGGGCCAGTCTATGCGCGCATGGACGCTAATGCGCCGTTAATGCGCGGCCTTTTGCGATCGAATGCCGGACAGGAGATGCGCAGGCGGGACAACGAACGCCGTCGCGTTGCAATGGAGCGTGCTCTTGGGTCGGCGACAACGCATCTGGATGCCGCAGGAAAACGTGCCGTTCTTGGCATTTTCCAATCCATCTTCAGCGGCCGCGCGTGGGAAACAATGCGCGATCGCGCACATCTTCAAGAAGGCGAACCGGCACGCGCCACGGAATGGGCAATGCGCACGCTGTTGGCACAGCTTTATCGAGATCAGAAAATTTCGGCACGCGAGGGCCAAAGCCACGCGAAGCCTGCAGCAAAAAGAGCAGCAAAGAAGAAAGCATGA
- the glgX gene encoding glycogen debranching protein GlgX, which translates to MAETTYRVQEGSPSPRGATWDGRGTNFALFSENATRVELCLFDESGQQELQRITLPEYTDGIWHGYIPDVGPGTAYGYRVFGPYSPGEGHRFNPNKLLLDPYATAHLGELKWGPEIFGYIMETGDDTTFDTRDSAAFVPKCLVTDPRFPWHDAPLKPRSCRVAMQDTILYEMHVRGFTKLHPSLPPELRGTYEGLGHQVVADYIESLGVTSIELLPIQTFMNEAHLHDLRLTNYWGYNTIGFFAPDPRYAARPRFALQEFKSMVAQYHERCMEVIMDVVYNHTAEGNERGPTLSFKGIDNANYYRLHAENPRYYVNDTGTGNTVNVNHPRVLQMICDSLRYWVEETHVDGFRFDLSTILARELGGFDKGAGFLKAVMQDPVLSSVKLIAEPWDIGPGGYRVGEFPPGWIEWNDTFRDRSRAFWTGRTGAGDFAKALMGSPEIFDHLGRRPWTSVNFITAHDGFTLNDLVSYNDKHNLANGEDNRDGSNHNLSWNCGEEGPSQNSDVNALRQRQMRNLMATLLLAQGTPMLLAGDEFARTQQGNNNAYCQDNEISWVDWTLAEKNAPMLAFTQRLLALRRATPLLHRGRYLHEGVDSELGIRELVWIGADGNESHREDWNLDFPETFGMLIDGQARRSGLPEKGGAETLLCVVNDHQASVQFTLPHVEHEGQWKLVLSTEQFETIEATHAGGETFPLARLSLTLWRYVEQSN; encoded by the coding sequence TTGGCAGAGACGACATATCGCGTTCAAGAAGGTTCACCCTCGCCGCGCGGCGCCACGTGGGACGGTCGTGGAACAAACTTCGCCCTATTCAGTGAAAACGCCACACGCGTAGAGCTTTGCCTCTTTGATGAAAGCGGACAACAGGAATTGCAGCGGATCACGCTGCCGGAATATACCGACGGCATATGGCATGGATATATTCCTGACGTTGGTCCGGGAACAGCCTATGGATATCGCGTATTCGGACCTTACTCGCCGGGCGAAGGACATCGATTCAATCCGAACAAGCTACTTCTGGACCCATATGCCACGGCTCATCTGGGCGAGTTGAAATGGGGGCCGGAGATCTTCGGCTACATCATGGAGACCGGCGACGACACGACTTTTGACACACGCGACAGTGCAGCATTTGTCCCAAAGTGCCTCGTCACAGATCCACGATTTCCATGGCACGATGCGCCGTTAAAGCCTCGTTCCTGTCGTGTCGCCATGCAGGACACGATCCTGTATGAGATGCATGTACGTGGTTTCACAAAGCTGCATCCATCGTTGCCTCCGGAATTACGCGGGACCTACGAAGGCCTGGGCCACCAAGTGGTTGCAGATTACATTGAATCGCTGGGTGTGACCTCAATCGAGTTGTTACCCATCCAAACCTTCATGAATGAGGCGCACCTGCACGATCTGCGCCTGACGAATTATTGGGGCTACAACACGATAGGCTTCTTCGCGCCTGACCCGCGCTATGCCGCGCGTCCACGCTTTGCGCTTCAAGAGTTCAAGTCGATGGTGGCGCAGTATCACGAGCGCTGCATGGAAGTGATTATGGACGTGGTCTATAACCACACAGCGGAGGGCAACGAACGCGGGCCCACGCTCTCTTTCAAGGGCATTGATAACGCGAACTACTATCGCCTTCACGCAGAAAATCCCCGTTATTACGTGAACGACACGGGCACAGGAAATACTGTCAACGTGAACCACCCGCGGGTCTTACAAATGATCTGCGATTCCCTTCGCTATTGGGTAGAAGAGACCCACGTTGATGGGTTCCGCTTCGATCTGAGCACGATTCTTGCGAGGGAGCTGGGCGGCTTCGACAAAGGTGCAGGCTTTCTGAAAGCCGTCATGCAGGATCCGGTTCTCAGTTCCGTGAAGCTGATTGCCGAGCCGTGGGACATTGGGCCCGGCGGTTATCGTGTGGGTGAATTTCCTCCAGGATGGATAGAGTGGAATGACACTTTTCGCGATCGCTCTCGCGCCTTCTGGACAGGGCGCACGGGCGCAGGTGATTTTGCCAAAGCTCTGATGGGCTCGCCGGAGATTTTCGATCATTTGGGCAGGCGGCCCTGGACCAGCGTGAACTTTATCACCGCACACGATGGGTTCACGCTCAACGATCTGGTCAGCTATAACGACAAACACAATCTGGCCAACGGTGAAGATAATCGAGACGGCAGCAACCATAACCTCTCGTGGAATTGCGGTGAAGAGGGGCCATCGCAGAACAGCGATGTGAATGCTCTCAGACAGCGCCAGATGCGCAACCTGATGGCGACACTGTTGCTGGCGCAGGGGACACCGATGCTGCTGGCAGGTGATGAATTCGCGCGCACGCAGCAGGGCAATAACAACGCCTATTGCCAGGACAATGAAATCAGTTGGGTTGACTGGACACTCGCTGAAAAGAACGCGCCAATGCTTGCATTTACGCAGCGCCTCCTCGCCCTACGGAGAGCAACTCCACTGTTGCACCGCGGACGTTATCTGCATGAAGGAGTCGATAGCGAACTGGGCATTCGTGAACTGGTATGGATCGGCGCTGATGGAAATGAAAGTCACCGCGAGGATTGGAATCTCGATTTCCCGGAAACCTTCGGCATGCTGATCGACGGACAGGCACGTCGTTCCGGGCTTCCGGAAAAAGGCGGCGCCGAGACTCTGTTATGCGTAGTGAACGACCACCAGGCGAGCGTGCAGTTCACACTTCCACACGTGGAGCATGAAGGCCAATGGAAGCTTGTACTGTCCACGGAGCAGTTCGAAACGATTGAGGCAACACACGCAGGTGGAGAAACCTTTCCCTTGGCGCGACTTTCTCTGACGCTATGGAGATACGTCGAGCAGTCGAATTAG
- a CDS encoding phospholipase D-like domain-containing protein gives MVQPDDGIEPILNALRKAKKSIQILIFRFDRSEIERALVEAVERGVSVQALIAFTNRGEEKNLRKLEMRLLEKGITVTRTADDLVRYHGKMFIIDRKELYLLAFNYTHLDITLSRSFAVAITTPTIVAEAIKLFECDAHRKEYVSTSRHLVVSPVNARKELMDFIKGAKKQILMYEMKISDPDFITLLQDKVTQGVEVRIIGRVSPKAYSLPFRLLPTRLHSRLIIRDGKSAFLGSQSLRKLELEARREIGVIFENGPAVRKMMHVFEQDWALSQPMQDAVQPALELPVRRVAKIVAKHIHMKPVVEQVLEKVLDRSNSDVPFEPDEVVQTVRDAFREEIHDAVLLALRDMAQQAAQLQTDKESKVP, from the coding sequence ATGGTACAGCCGGACGATGGGATCGAACCGATCCTAAACGCATTGCGCAAAGCGAAGAAGAGCATCCAGATACTCATCTTTCGCTTTGACCGCAGCGAGATTGAACGTGCGCTCGTGGAGGCCGTGGAACGCGGTGTCTCCGTGCAGGCACTCATCGCATTCACAAACCGAGGCGAAGAGAAGAACCTCCGCAAATTGGAGATGCGCCTGCTTGAAAAGGGCATCACGGTCACGCGAACTGCTGACGATCTTGTCCGTTATCACGGCAAAATGTTCATCATTGATCGCAAAGAACTCTACCTGCTTGCGTTCAACTACACGCACCTCGACATCACGTTAAGCCGTTCCTTTGCTGTTGCCATCACCACGCCGACAATTGTGGCTGAGGCAATCAAATTGTTCGAATGCGATGCGCACCGCAAGGAATATGTCTCCACTTCCAGGCACCTCGTCGTGAGTCCGGTGAATGCGCGCAAGGAACTGATGGATTTCATCAAAGGCGCGAAGAAGCAGATATTGATGTACGAGATGAAGATCAGTGATCCAGACTTCATCACGCTTCTGCAAGACAAGGTAACGCAGGGAGTTGAGGTGCGAATAATCGGCCGCGTCTCGCCGAAGGCGTATTCGCTTCCGTTCCGTCTGCTGCCCACGCGTCTCCATTCGCGACTCATCATTCGCGACGGAAAATCCGCATTTCTGGGTAGTCAGAGCCTTCGCAAGCTGGAACTCGAGGCGCGCCGTGAAATTGGCGTCATCTTTGAAAATGGTCCGGCCGTTCGGAAGATGATGCACGTGTTCGAGCAGGACTGGGCCCTGTCACAACCCATGCAGGATGCCGTGCAACCGGCCCTCGAGCTACCCGTGCGACGAGTGGCGAAAATCGTTGCCAAACACATTCATATGAAACCTGTGGTGGAACAGGTGCTGGAGAAAGTGTTGGATCGCTCCAACAGCGATGTCCCGTTTGAGCCCGATGAGGTGGTTCAAACGGTTCGTGACGCATTCCGTGAAGAGATTCACGATGCTGTTTTGCTCGCTCTTCGCGACATGGCGCAACAGGCGGCGCAATTGCAAACGGACAAGGAAAGCAAAGTACCCTAA
- a CDS encoding efflux transporter outer membrane subunit, translating to MKKLPLLSLGLAALTLTGCRVGPTYQKPVSMAPPAFKETPPASFGEAEGWKVAQPADAQLRGDWWTMFGDSQLDALEAKVDGANQSLKAADANYRAAQAYVGFYRANRAPTVGVAPFVGATRQSTNQPYFNQSSSLAGADAVGNFSLPFSLNYEVDLWGRIRRSIESAGDQAQATAADRENLRLSLHAELAQDYMDLRAADAQQKLLSETVQAFQQALQLTQDRYEGGAAPLSDVSQARTQLQTAQVQETDVEVQRTRLEHAIAVLTGEAPANLTIPRTPLTIAPPVFPVVPGMLPSQLLERRPDIAAAERRTAAANEQIGIAQAAFYPTLSISAVAGFTGTSAVNWFTWPSRFFSVGPTFAQTLYDHGRRRSLTDVARAQYDNTVADYQQTTLTAFAQVEDNLAALRELQKEAVQQHDATASAQQSLDLFNVRYEGGVDTYLQVITWQTALLQNQRNDIDLQRRQLDSTVLLVKALGGGWNTSQLPKP from the coding sequence ATGAAGAAACTGCCACTGCTCAGCCTTGGACTTGCGGCGCTGACGTTGACTGGCTGCCGCGTTGGTCCCACGTATCAGAAGCCGGTATCCATGGCTCCCCCTGCCTTCAAGGAAACGCCTCCCGCCTCGTTTGGTGAAGCGGAAGGATGGAAGGTGGCACAGCCCGCCGATGCACAACTGCGCGGCGACTGGTGGACGATGTTTGGCGATTCTCAACTCGATGCGCTGGAAGCAAAAGTCGATGGAGCGAACCAATCACTGAAGGCCGCCGACGCAAACTATCGCGCGGCTCAGGCTTACGTCGGCTTCTACCGCGCGAACAGGGCACCCACTGTCGGTGTTGCGCCCTTTGTCGGTGCAACACGTCAATCGACGAACCAGCCTTATTTCAACCAATCCAGCAGTCTCGCCGGTGCCGACGCCGTCGGCAACTTTTCACTCCCCTTCTCGTTGAACTACGAAGTGGATCTATGGGGACGTATCCGACGCTCGATTGAGTCCGCTGGGGATCAGGCGCAGGCCACCGCTGCAGACCGTGAGAATCTCCGGTTGTCTCTCCATGCAGAACTTGCACAGGACTACATGGATCTGCGCGCAGCGGATGCACAGCAGAAATTGCTAAGCGAAACAGTGCAGGCCTTCCAGCAGGCCCTACAACTGACACAGGACCGCTATGAAGGCGGAGCTGCGCCACTCAGTGACGTATCGCAGGCGCGTACTCAGTTGCAGACTGCACAGGTACAGGAAACAGATGTCGAAGTACAACGCACACGCCTGGAACATGCCATTGCTGTGCTGACGGGCGAGGCGCCTGCCAACCTGACGATCCCCCGCACACCGTTAACGATTGCTCCCCCGGTATTCCCCGTTGTACCTGGAATGCTGCCGTCGCAGCTCCTGGAACGCAGGCCGGACATTGCTGCTGCCGAACGTCGCACGGCAGCAGCGAACGAACAAATTGGGATTGCGCAGGCCGCGTTCTATCCCACGCTTTCCATCTCTGCGGTAGCTGGTTTCACAGGCACATCCGCTGTGAACTGGTTTACGTGGCCTTCGCGATTCTTTTCAGTGGGTCCCACGTTCGCCCAGACACTCTATGACCACGGCCGCAGACGGTCCCTTACCGATGTGGCTCGCGCTCAGTACGACAACACCGTGGCCGACTACCAACAGACCACGCTGACTGCGTTTGCACAGGTAGAAGACAACCTTGCCGCATTACGCGAGTTGCAGAAAGAAGCCGTGCAGCAGCACGATGCCACCGCTTCGGCACAACAATCACTGGATCTGTTTAATGTCCGCTACGAAGGCGGCGTGGACACCTATCTGCAAGTGATCACCTGGCAGACCGCGTTGCTGCAGAACCAGCGCAACGACATCGATCTGCAACGCCGCCAATTGGATTCAACGGTCTTATTGGTCAAAGCGTTGGGCGGTGGATGGAACACTTCGCAACTCCCCAAACCATAA